The Accipiter gentilis chromosome 29, bAccGen1.1, whole genome shotgun sequence genome segment gCAGTGTCTGGGGTGATGTGACAGTACACCTGGGGTGTGATGTCCTGAGTGCCAATGGGGTGGTGATGGCCAGGTATCAATGGGACAGTGATGTCCCGGGTCCTGGATGGGGTGGTGATCTCCTGGGTGTCATCAGGCAGCGATGTCCTGGGTGCTGATGGGGTCATGACAACCTGGGTGCTATTGGGACAGTGACGTCCAGGTGCTGATGGGATGATGCTGATGTCCTGGGTGCTGATGTGGTGGTGATGCCCTGGGTGCCATCAGGGTGGTGGTGCCCATGTGCCGATTGCCAGCAGCCCATGCCACCCCCAAGCACTTTGGTGTCCCCCAGCCCATCCCAGGAGCAGCTCTCCCTATCCATCTGGTGCTGGGCTTGGGGATGCCGGCCCCTATCTCACTGGGCTCTGAGGACTCCTGTGGGTCTGTGCTGCCGCTTCCACGTACCCCTCCAGCTCCTTACCTATGGCTTGGGGCATGTCTGGCCCTTGTGTGACTTGCAGGTGGCCCTGGCTCAGGGAAAGGGACCCAGTGTGAAAAGATCGTGCAGAAGTATGGCTACACCCACCTCTCCACGGGGGACCTGCTGCGGGCGGAGGTCAGCTCAGGCTCGGAGCGGGGCAAGAAGCTGCAGGCCATCATGGAGAAGGGCGAGCTGGTGCCCCTGGTGAGTCCATGTGCCCACTGGCTGCCACTCAGCAGGGCATGCGGGTAGGGGTGGCTGTGGGGACACCAGATACCACCACGACGGTTGGCATGTGGCGTGGGGACACGTccatccctgccaccccagggggaGGTTGCAGCAGGGATTGGGGGCTCTGGATGCTGGGGGGGAACGCGTTGTCCCAAATCAGCCCTGgcagctctgtcccctcctccccaggacaCAGTGCTGGACATGTTGCGGGACGCCATGGTGGCCAAAGCGGATGTGTCCAAGGGCTTCCTCATTGACGGCTATCCCCGCGAGGTGAAGCAGGGAGAGGAGTTTGAGAAGAAGGTAAGGGCTTATGCCATGCCACGCCACCCACCATCCATGCAGAGGGTCTCCACGGTGCCAGCAGCCCAGCCTCCCCATCCCAGAAAAGATCCCATCCCAACAGGGTCTAAACTGGGCACTGTCCTAGCCAGCAGGTCCCCCTGCCTTGGGGACAGCCTGTGCCCCTGATGCAGTGGGGGGACATCTCTCCAGGATGTCCTCAGGCTGACAGAGGGTGACCACAGTGCTGGGATGATGGCGATGACAGAGAGCCAGGGCTTGGCCATGGTGTCCCTCCCTTCTTCCACGTGGGTCTGGGGTGTGCCAGTGGCCCCAGACCCACGTGGAAGGAGGCAGAGGATGGCATGGGGACATCCATGACCCCCATGCTCACCACCACCATCTCCCCAAACCCAACCAGACCCACGTCGGCTCGGCGTGGTGACAACTGTGTCCCTTCTGTCCACAGATCGCCCCCCCCACACTGCTGCTCTACGTGGACGCGGGGAAGGAGACGATGGTGAAACGCCTGCTGAAGCGAGGTGAGACCAGCGGGCGGGTGGATGACAACGAGGAGACCATCAAGAAGCGTTTGGAGACCTACTACAAGGCCACTGAGCCTGTCATTGCCTTCTACAAGAGCAGAGGCATCGTCCGCCAGGTAAGCAGGGACGTGGCCAACGCTGGCACCCTCCAGCCCCACGGCTTGGGGCGCACGTGGTCCCAGGGGAGGGGAAGTCATGGATGGGGGTGatgagggaagggggaaaaactcAATCCCACCTCGTTTGGGGTGGGCTTCACCCTTCTGGTTCCCAACATGGAGACCCCCTCCAAGGGTGGCCCCACACCGCTTTGACCTAAATCAACCCTGATCTCTATGCCCATGGCCAAAATCCATCCCTGGAAAAGCTCCGCTCGTGCTGTCCCCTCGGGTGAGCCCCCCAGCTAACCCCTCCGCACCCAGCTCAACGCCGAGGGCTCTGTGGAGGAGGTTTTCCAGCAAGTCTGCTCCCACCTCGACAGCCTGTAGCCGaacccccagccccgctcccccgcccccggcgTGCTCCGGCAGAGACAGCGGAAGCGGCTTTATCCTGTTTTCGTGGACAGAGCTGCGGAGGAAATTTCAAGGACATTGTGTTTGGCTCTTTCCCGTCTCTCCCCAGTAAAGTTCACTTTAATGAGCCCAGactttatctttttcttctgtcgCAGGAAATGAGTTTTTctttccagagattttttttcttttttttttttaaccccccccccccccaccgtctcgtccccccccagcccctctggagCTGATTAAGGGCAGGAAGTGGGTGTTTATCCCACCAGGGCAGCGGGATGCTGCGCTcggaggaagggagggagcatCCCCACTGCTCACCCCAGCTTCCCAATCCACAGCCTGCAAGGAGCCTCCGGCCACATCCTCCAGCCGATCCCACTTGCCCCAGTCCCGTCCCGCTTGCTGAACCCCCTTGTGCTCTGGGTGTGTGTCCCTGGAGACATGGGCAGCATCTGAGCCGTATCCTGCACAtgcatcccttccctctgcctttcctGTGGGCTGCCCAGGCCTGGGGGTGGCCAGATTCAGACCCCACAGTGGGCCCAGCTATGCTGGGATGGATTTCCATCACTTTCCTACCTTGGTATTTCCTCGTTTCTTTTGGCTGTCAGGGTTTTTTGGGGTGCGTGGTGGCTGCGATGTGGTGTTTCGGGGTGGCACAACTCCCTGGAGCGgggtgctccctgccctgctgcatctGGGCACCTGCTGCCATCGGTGCCACCTCTCAGCCCAGGATGCAGCCCTGTCCCCGGGGGCTGAGGGACTCGCTGGGGACACCCAGCTGAGCCTGGCCACCAGGCTGGGTGTCCTCGTGGGTAGAGGACAGGGTGGGAGTCCTCATGGGGGGGTGAGTTGCAGGGCTCCCCCTCCCAGACAGGCAGTTGGGGTGCTGGTGTGGGGGAAGGGGATACGGGGGTTCCCCAGCATCCACAGAGCTGCCCAGGCATGATGCcacagcagaggggctgcagcagggctggggttcACCCAGCCATAGtgagggcaggaggcagcagagctgcaaccCCGGCAGGGCCCCCCACCACTCACTTTTgggctgctgggagctgggcacagagccagggggccgcggggggggggggggctggcagcactgggggcAGCTGAGGTCGTGGGGCCGGCGCAGAGGAAGGAAGCgagcagggaaaaaacaaaaatcctcaagaagaaaacccaaactcgCCAGGCTCCAACATCAGCCCTGTGCCCGGGGAGCAAAGGAGCTACCGGCAGAGCTCGGGGTGCTGTGGGGAGACAGCCGTGCAGCCGGGCAGGAAGGATGCGGCCATCGGACCGGGGCTGGGGTGTTGCCAGCACAGCTGAGCCGAGGCTGGGGTCAGCGGGCGCTTGCCTCATGTTGGTGGGGACGAGGGGACAGGGGGGATGGGTGATTTGGGATGCTACAACCTAAAGCCGGGGAGCGGGGTGACCCGCCTCCCTTGTGCCTCCATTCCTCTTTGGGTGTGCTGTgagcgtgcctcagtttccccaggtggtggggctgggagggggggaccCTGCAGTGCCCAGCAGACATGGGtaccctgccctcctccccagcaTGGCCCCTGGCTGCTTGGTTGATGggtttttagatttttttttcctctggctggAAAGCCTGAGGCCTCCCCCAtaagttgggggcgggggggggaagatgctgtgctggggctgagctgggtgCACCAGGCTGTGGGTGCAGCCACCCCGCAGCCACAGCCACCCTCCCgcctgtcaccctgcagccaccGCCATCCCAGGGTCCATCCCCGAGGGCCTCCTGCTCACGGCCCTGCAGTGTCACCGCGGGGAGAGGGGtgcgggagggctgggggtgcccgTGCCTGGTCCTGGTCCCCATCCCCAGCTGAGCACCCATCCCTACGGTCCCCAGGAGATGGCAGTGCTCTGTCATGGGAGATGTCTGCTGCTCGCCTCAGGGTCACAGACACCTCCAGGGACATCCTGGCTGGTGTGGACAGGTTTCACTGGCTTCCCTGGCAGGTCCCCACGCCGTCCCCCTGCCCGTGGCCGTGGGTCGGGATGGAGACAAGCCCCGGGGGCCTGACCCACCCCTGGCACAGGGTTCCTGGCTCCCAGCCTCCCCACTAGCTCTCACCTCGGGCAGCAGCCGCTGGCGCGTGTGGGAGGCATGGGGCAGGGGTGCAGAAGTGGCTCCCTGGGTGCCCCCAGCCACCCCATGGCTCCCACCTCAGCGGTGCTTCGCTTCACTGTGACCCCCTGCCCCAGGggacctctccccccccccccccccccccccaaacccgccTGCCAGGCAGGGATGTCCAGGCCATCCCCGGCTGTGGCCTGGCCACAGGGTACAGGCAAGGCAGGCAGCGGTGCTGTAGGCCCCTCCATCTGCCCACAGCCCCAAAGTGGGCATCCAGGGCCGTGGGACAGTCACCGGCCTGGGACACGGTGACCCCGCTGGGGTGCTGGCTGGGGGCAGCGTGGGCTGAACGTTGGGGTGCCATGGGGCAGCTCCCGTCCCCATTGCCATGGGGCAGCCCCCTGCTCACTGTGCAGgtcaggctgtgctgcagcagtgggggtgggggtgggggggtattTTGGCGGGTGCACCCCACCCGAACCCGGGTGTCCCAACCCTCCGCTCACCGCTGCCGGcccggggggggtcccaggggacaCCCACCCCCAGTACCattgccccctctccccccctctctccGGTGCTCAGGGCGCTTCCAGCGCACTCCGGTGGTGACTCCCGGCACCGCgctctggggaaactgaggcacgccgCCTCCcgcgggggggtggtggtgtccctcctcttcccccccccccccccccccacggcccgTTTCGGGCAGAtaccgccgccccccccccccccccccccgccgccggcacgGCCCCAGCGCCGCCAGCGGCATTTCCTCCCGGCGCGGAGCCGCGCCGCCCGcggaccctcctcctcctcctcctcctcctcctcctcctccgaagGGAGTCGGtttcctgccgccgccgccgccgcccggcacTCGGCGCTGGCTCCCGGGGAGCGGCCGCAGGCGGACATGGCCCCCCGCGCTGCCCCgctcctgccgctgctgctggctctgctcgGCCGCCCCggtgagtggggctggggctTCAAGGAGGGGGACACACCGGGATGGGACCCCCTGGATGGGACCCCTGGGACGGCGGCGGTGGTGGGACCCACCGGTGACTCCGGGCTGGACGGGGTCCGGGTCCCCGGGGGGGTGGCCGAAGGGGTCCTGGCGGTGCCGGTGCGGGCAGCGTCACCCCCCCGGGAACCTCTCGGGACAgaagtttttttgggggggggacagccccgggggtggggagggacaaacctccccccagccctggggcggACACACACTATGCGGCCCGGCTGGTCCCCGGGACCCCCGAAATCCAGGCTGCGTCACTGGGACTCGGGAGGTGTCGAAGGCGCTGTTGCTGTGCCCCGGCCGAGGCAATGGCACCCAGGGGCtctggggtggcttctgtggcCTCCCGGCACTGCCGGGGGTGTGGGTCGACTGGGAGCCGGGGGGcgaggaaaggggaaaaacccTGTAAAGCCCCGCGTGGGTcgtggggacagagctgggggtTCGTCTGCCGCCGGAGCATTCTGGCAGAAAAGCACTAAAGTCACCCCGAGCTCCCTGCGAAGCCACAGGGCAAATTTCAAGGGGCAACGTGCTGGGGGACGCCCATGCTGGATGgagggcacggggctgggggaccccGGGGTGCGACCCGCCGGTGGAGGAAAAGGGAactgggaaggcagcaggaggccGGGACCAGCAGCACTGCCTGTCCTGGCTGGGTCGGTCCCTCCTGGCCACCGCGGGGGCCAGCGCCGGTGGGTGCTGCCAGGCTCAGCACCCGCTCCCTGCCTACTGTCACCCCCCGGTCACTGCCCGGTAGCTGTGCCAGGCAGTCCCTGTCCGGTGAGGCTGTGCCGTATGGGCCACGTCCCCTGTGGCTGTGCCGTACAGTCCCCATCCTACATAGATGTACAGTAAGTTCTGCGTCCTCCCTAACTGTGCGGTACAGTCCCCATCCTTTAGGTGTGCCATATGGTCCGTGTCCTCTGTAGCTGTGCCATACAGTCCCTGTCCTATGGCTGTGCCATGCAGTCCCTGTCCTGCATATATGTGCAATAAGGTCCGTGTTCTCTGTAGGTGTGCAATACAGTCCCCATCCTATAGCTGTGCCATATGGTCCACATCCTATGTAGTTTTGCCATAGAGGCCCTGTCCTTCCTATCTGTGATGTATAGACCCTATACCATGTAGCTGTGCCATCTGGTCCCCATCCTACACCACTGTGCAATGTCACCTCTGTTCTACGTAGCTGTGCCATACAGTCCGTGTCCTTTGTATTTGTCCCATACAGTCTCCGTCCTATAGGGCTGTGCCGTACAGTCCCTGCACTAACACGGCTGTGCTATATGGGCTGAGTCCTATGTAGCTATGCCATATGGTCCCTGTCCTATTTAGCTGGGGTATATGGTTCCCATGCTACGTAGTTGTGCTATACAGTCCCCATCCTCTGTAGCTATTGCATACTGTCCCTGTCCTATGTAGCTGTCTAATGCAGTCCTTCTCCTAACTGTTCTATATGGTCCCTAGCCTGTGTAGCTGTGCCAAACAGTTCCTGTCCTATGTAACTGCAGTGCAGTCCCTGTCCTACGTAACTGAGCTATATAGTCCCTGTCGTACATGACTGTGCCTGT includes the following:
- the AK1 gene encoding adenylate kinase isoenzyme 1 codes for the protein MSTEKLKHHKIIFVVGGPGSGKGTQCEKIVQKYGYTHLSTGDLLRAEVSSGSERGKKLQAIMEKGELVPLDTVLDMLRDAMVAKADVSKGFLIDGYPREVKQGEEFEKKIAPPTLLLYVDAGKETMVKRLLKRGETSGRVDDNEETIKKRLETYYKATEPVIAFYKSRGIVRQLNAEGSVEEVFQQVCSHLDSL